A single region of the Bacillus cereus genome encodes:
- a CDS encoding phospho-sugar mutase — translation MDWKQEFSRWLSYAELDVELKEQLENMKQDEKKIEDSFYKNLEFGTGGMRGELGAGTNRLNVYTVRKATQGLAKFIEKLGEEAKKRGVVVAYDSRHKSPEFAMEVAATLGAHGITTYVFESLRPTPVLSFAVRHLHTVSGIVLTASHNPPEYNGYKVYGDDGGQLPPKEADELISYVNAVEDELTVEVADVEQLKADGLLHIIGQEVDDAYAAELNNVIINKEMVKEVGKDLKIVFTPLHGTSNISVRRGLEEVGFTDVTVVKEQELPDPNFSTVKSPNPEEHAAFEYAIRDGEKVGADVLIATDPDADRLGVAVRNHDGEFQVLTGNQTGALMLDYLLSQKKENGTLPENGVVLKTIVTSEIGRTIAKAYGLDTVDTLTGFKFIGEKIKQYEESGQYEFQFGYEESYGYLIRPFCRDKDAVQSVLFACEVAAYYKSQGKTLYDGLLEVFEKHGFFREDLVSLTLKGKDGAEQIQKMMATFRGNPPKEVAGFTVVAVEDYKESIITTLQGGNKEEIHLPKSNVLKYQLEDGSWFCLRPSGTEPKIKFYFGVQDDSLQNSEQKLLTIKEDIMNRL, via the coding sequence ATGGATTGGAAACAAGAATTTAGTCGCTGGCTTTCATATGCAGAATTAGATGTAGAATTAAAAGAACAGCTAGAAAACATGAAGCAAGATGAGAAGAAAATCGAGGATAGCTTTTATAAAAATCTAGAGTTCGGCACAGGTGGTATGCGTGGTGAACTTGGTGCTGGTACGAACCGATTAAATGTATATACAGTTCGTAAAGCGACACAAGGATTAGCGAAATTTATTGAAAAATTAGGTGAAGAAGCGAAGAAACGTGGTGTTGTTGTAGCGTATGATTCTCGTCATAAATCACCTGAATTTGCAATGGAAGTAGCCGCTACACTAGGTGCACACGGTATTACAACATATGTGTTTGAAAGCTTACGCCCAACGCCAGTGCTTTCTTTCGCAGTTCGTCATTTACATACAGTAAGTGGAATCGTTCTTACGGCAAGCCATAACCCGCCTGAATATAACGGTTATAAAGTATATGGTGACGATGGTGGACAATTGCCTCCAAAAGAAGCTGATGAGTTAATTAGTTACGTAAATGCAGTAGAAGATGAATTAACAGTTGAAGTTGCTGATGTAGAGCAATTAAAAGCTGACGGTTTATTACATATAATTGGACAAGAAGTAGATGATGCATATGCAGCAGAATTGAACAATGTCATTATTAATAAAGAGATGGTGAAAGAAGTAGGAAAAGATTTAAAAATCGTCTTTACACCATTACATGGAACTTCAAATATTTCTGTACGCCGTGGCTTAGAAGAAGTTGGATTTACAGATGTAACAGTTGTAAAAGAGCAAGAGTTACCAGATCCAAACTTCTCTACAGTGAAATCACCAAACCCAGAAGAGCATGCAGCGTTTGAGTATGCAATTCGCGACGGTGAAAAAGTAGGCGCAGACGTGTTAATCGCAACAGATCCTGATGCAGACCGTCTAGGCGTAGCAGTTCGTAATCACGATGGTGAGTTCCAAGTGTTAACTGGGAACCAAACAGGTGCGTTAATGCTTGATTACTTATTATCACAAAAGAAAGAAAACGGAACGCTTCCAGAAAACGGTGTTGTTTTAAAAACAATCGTAACGTCTGAAATTGGCCGTACAATCGCAAAAGCATACGGTTTAGATACAGTTGATACGTTAACTGGATTTAAATTTATCGGTGAGAAAATTAAACAGTATGAAGAAAGCGGACAATATGAATTCCAATTCGGTTATGAGGAAAGCTACGGTTATTTAATCCGTCCATTCTGCCGTGATAAAGATGCGGTGCAATCTGTTCTATTTGCATGTGAAGTAGCTGCGTACTACAAATCACAAGGCAAAACGTTATATGATGGTCTGTTAGAAGTATTCGAGAAACATGGTTTCTTCCGTGAAGATCTTGTATCGTTAACGTTAAAAGGAAAAGACGGTGCTGAACAGATTCAAAAGATGATGGCAACATTCCGCGGGAATCCTCCGAAAGAAGTAGCTGGTTTCACAGTCGTTGCAGTTGAGGATTATAAGGAGAGCATCATTACAACGTTACAAGGTGGAAATAAGGAAGAGATTCACTTACCGAAATCAAATGTGTTAAAATATCAATTAGAAGATGGTTCTTGGTTCTGCTTACGTCCATCGGGCACAGAGCCAAAAATTAAATTCTACTTTGGTGTACAAGATGATTCCTTACAAAATAGTGAACAAAAGTTACTTACTATTAAAGAAGATATTATGAATCGTTTATAA
- a CDS encoding DUF3298 and DUF4163 domain-containing protein — translation MKQKFCILSLIFSLLTIVPNCALAAKASNLTIDVQTVTQKGKKPYIEYQINRPSFHNFSDSKFQNKLNFYYKNSTAKFKSKLEKEAKKYYKETEGSSTPFHPYVANVDYKVALNKRPFLSLYVNYYQYTGGAHGLYTWKANTFDLNEKKLLHLDDLFQQEDTYKEIIRTEIVRQIKQNEGIYFPDAVEKVTSTKKFHYFLEPDNLVIYFPLYEIAPYSSGIPQFHIPYTLLRDYLKPFYQNILIDNK, via the coding sequence ATGAAACAAAAATTTTGTATACTATCGCTTATATTCTCCTTGCTGACTATTGTACCAAATTGTGCACTAGCAGCCAAAGCATCTAACCTGACAATCGATGTTCAGACTGTAACGCAAAAAGGTAAGAAACCTTATATAGAATATCAAATTAATAGGCCTTCCTTTCACAACTTTTCTGACTCAAAATTTCAAAATAAGCTGAATTTCTATTACAAAAACTCTACTGCCAAATTTAAAAGTAAATTAGAAAAAGAAGCAAAGAAATATTATAAAGAAACAGAAGGATCTAGTACCCCTTTCCATCCATACGTTGCAAATGTTGACTATAAAGTAGCTTTAAACAAACGACCTTTTCTAAGTCTATATGTGAATTACTATCAATATACAGGCGGAGCGCATGGACTTTATACGTGGAAAGCAAATACATTTGATTTAAACGAAAAAAAGTTATTACACTTAGACGATTTATTTCAACAAGAGGATACATATAAAGAAATAATTCGTACGGAGATTGTAAGACAAATTAAACAAAATGAAGGCATTTATTTTCCTGATGCAGTCGAAAAAGTAACGAGCACAAAAAAGTTTCACTATTTTTTAGAACCAGATAATCTTGTGATTTATTTCCCTTTATATGAGATTGCTCCTTATTCAAGCGGAATCCCGCAATTTCATATTCCATATACGTTGCTAAGAGACTATTTAAAGCCTTTTTATCAAAATATTTTGATTGACAACAAGTAA
- a CDS encoding hotdog fold thioesterase, which yields MSKTLMDSLGIELLEMTEDKVVATMPVDERTHQPFGFLHGGASVALAETVASVGSYNLIDQEKCICFGLEINANHIRSKKDGIVTAIGTPIHRGHSTMVWDIRIIDENDDLLCISRCTVAIKEKREK from the coding sequence ATGTCAAAAACTTTAATGGATTCGCTTGGAATTGAGTTGTTAGAGATGACAGAAGATAAGGTGGTTGCTACGATGCCTGTTGATGAGCGTACGCATCAGCCATTTGGATTTTTACACGGTGGTGCATCGGTTGCATTAGCAGAAACGGTAGCAAGCGTTGGTTCATACAATTTAATTGATCAAGAGAAATGTATTTGTTTTGGTTTAGAAATTAATGCAAATCATATTCGTTCAAAGAAAGATGGAATTGTAACAGCGATTGGGACACCTATACATAGAGGGCATTCAACAATGGTTTGGGATATTCGTATCATTGATGAAAATGATGACTTATTATGTATTTCAAGATGTACAGTAGCTATTAAAGAAAAACGTGAAAAATAG
- the galU gene encoding UTP--glucose-1-phosphate uridylyltransferase GalU encodes MKKVRKAIIPAAGLGTRFLPATKAMPKEMLPIVDKPTIQYIVEEAVKSGIEDIIIVTGKGKRSIEDHFDNAFELEQNLLEKKKYELLEKVQASSKMVDIHYIRQKEPKGLGHAVWCARKFIGDEPFAVLLGDDIVQAEKPCLRQLMDEYDKTLSSVIGVQTVPEAETHRYGIIDPLEQEGRRYQVRNFVEKPAQGTAPSNLAIMGRYILTPEIFMFLEQQQVGAGGEIQLTDAIQSLNEIQRVFAYDFEGKRYDVGEKLGFVQTTIEMALQHPELRDDMVTMMKKILEEQTNQES; translated from the coding sequence ATGAAAAAAGTGAGAAAAGCAATTATCCCGGCAGCGGGATTAGGAACACGCTTTTTACCAGCAACGAAAGCAATGCCAAAAGAAATGCTTCCAATTGTAGATAAACCAACAATTCAATACATCGTAGAAGAAGCAGTAAAATCAGGCATCGAAGATATTATTATCGTTACTGGTAAAGGAAAGCGCTCTATCGAAGATCATTTCGATAATGCATTTGAATTAGAGCAAAACTTATTAGAGAAGAAAAAGTATGAGTTACTTGAAAAAGTACAAGCTTCTTCTAAAATGGTAGATATCCATTACATTCGTCAAAAAGAACCAAAAGGATTAGGACATGCTGTTTGGTGTGCGCGTAAATTTATTGGTGATGAGCCGTTTGCAGTATTATTAGGCGATGATATCGTTCAAGCTGAAAAACCATGTTTACGTCAATTAATGGACGAGTATGACAAAACACTTTCTTCTGTTATTGGTGTGCAAACTGTTCCTGAAGCAGAAACACATCGCTACGGAATTATCGATCCGTTAGAGCAAGAGGGTCGTCGTTATCAAGTTCGTAATTTTGTTGAGAAGCCAGCGCAAGGTACTGCACCTTCAAACTTAGCGATTATGGGACGTTACATTTTAACACCTGAAATCTTTATGTTCTTAGAACAGCAACAAGTTGGAGCGGGCGGCGAAATTCAGTTAACGGATGCAATTCAAAGCTTAAATGAAATTCAACGTGTATTTGCTTACGACTTCGAAGGAAAACGCTACGACGTAGGTGAAAAGTTAGGATTCGTTCAAACGACAATTGAAATGGCTCTGCAACACCCAGAATTACGCGATGACATGGTCACAATGATGAAGAAAATTTTAGAAGAGCAAACGAATCAAGAGTCTTAA
- a CDS encoding biotin transporter BioY codes for MRKFHVLDLALAAMFVALMAIGANIVSWAPFLQVAGIPLSMQPFFAILAGLLLGSRLGALSMTVYMLVGVAGAPIFANFKAGFGALLDPTGGFIIAFIIVAYVSGKIVEQKERPTFSTFAIASFTGIILTYIIGTTYMYGAVNIFMGGNMSYKAAWMIMMWFAVKDIAFTIIGAIIAPRIYYAVRRSAYQHSHSTIS; via the coding sequence ATGAGAAAATTTCATGTTTTAGATTTAGCATTAGCTGCCATGTTCGTCGCTCTTATGGCTATTGGTGCAAACATTGTATCTTGGGCACCATTCTTGCAAGTAGCGGGCATCCCATTATCTATGCAACCATTTTTCGCAATTTTAGCAGGGCTTCTTCTTGGAAGTAGACTTGGCGCATTATCAATGACTGTTTATATGCTTGTTGGAGTAGCAGGTGCGCCAATCTTCGCTAACTTCAAAGCTGGATTTGGAGCACTTTTAGACCCTACTGGTGGTTTTATTATCGCATTTATTATCGTTGCTTACGTATCAGGAAAAATAGTAGAACAAAAAGAACGACCAACATTCAGCACCTTTGCAATTGCTTCGTTCACAGGAATCATTTTAACGTATATTATCGGTACTACTTACATGTACGGAGCGGTCAATATTTTCATGGGTGGTAATATGAGTTATAAAGCTGCGTGGATGATTATGATGTGGTTCGCAGTAAAGGACATTGCATTTACAATTATCGGTGCTATTATCGCACCCCGCATATACTATGCTGTACGTCGCTCGGCTTATCAGCATTCTCATTCGACGATTTCATAA